From the Methanobrevibacter oralis genome, the window ATATGGATTTAGATAGTGAATTTGAAGATAATGATGGTGCAGCTATTGAATTTATTGCAAATAATATTGTATTATCAAATCTTAGAATTAATTATATTGTTCCTAGGAATGTTGAAGCATATGCTATTTATGGTATTGGACAACCATATAGAAGTATTAAAAATTTTAAAATGTTTAACTCAATTATAAATTTTGAAGGGCACAATGATTATGTTAATAAATATAATTATGCTGTTAAGTTAGTAGATTGTGTTGATTCAGTAATGGAAAATAATAGTCTTGTCACTTCACTTCCACTTCGAAATGTTGTTTTTGGAGCTATGGGTGCATCTTTAGATTCTGATTTTGTTTTATCTGTTGGAGTTGAGAATTGTCATAATTTCACTTTTATTGGAAATTCAATAATCGCTAATGTAAATAATAGACCAGCATTTACTTATCCTACATTAGACTGTTTCTTAATTTCTAAATGTGATAATTCATCAATATTAAATAATTCTATTTATATGACTGACTTTTTGACATTTCCAGGTGTTGAAAATTATCTTTATGGGATTGATGTTTATAACTTGAATAATTTAACAATCGCGTATAATAATATTTCAATTATAACTACTGGAGGTAAGTTAGCTGCTGGTACTGCATATCCTATTCAAATTACTGGACCTATTTCTGCTGTTAATATTACTTACAATGATATTTACACATTTTCTAATGGGCCAAATATTGGAATATATTCTCAAAATTATTATGGGAATACTTCATTATCAATTACTCATAATAGGATTAATGTTACAGGATTAGCTGGAAGTCATGAATGGGCTTTAGTTGCAGGAATTGAAACTCAGGATTCTAATTCAACTATTCAAAATAATACAATAGAAGTCCATAGTGTTGCTCCTGTTGATATTGGAGATAATATATATGGTATTAGTTATCGTCAAAAAACTTCTGGTAACCATACATATAATATTCAAAATAATACAGTATTTAGTGATGGATTTTACTCTGTTTACTTATTAAGCTCTGTAAATTCAAATGTTATAAATAATTTATTAGTATCATATAATGACAAGGTTAAAGCAGGACTTAATGGATTTAACTATAATGAGTTCTCATCACATATTGGAATTAATTTCTATAATAATAAAGTCATTAATGCTTTTGATTATTTTGCAAATAAATACAATAATATTGATGGTGGAGAAGGGTTTAATTATACAAATCCAACCAATATAAATTCTATATCTAATAATATTGATGGTTCATCTGTTATTGCAATTCCTAGTAATAATCATTATAATTACAATCCTTTAATTCCTGGGAATTCTAATAATCAAGGAAATCCTAATAATCAAGGTTCAAACCAACAAAATAATCAAGGTAATTCAAATGGAAATTCCTCACAGGGAGGTTCTGGAAATGGGGTTAATGATAATAATTCTGGAGAAGGTAATTCCTCAGGTAATAAATTATCTTTAAGAGATTTATTAGCTAATTTCTTTAATTCTAATTCTGATAAGGGAAAAGTTAACAGAAGTAATTATAATAGTAATGCTAACCACGAAATTACATCAAATAATACTGATCAAACACCATCTACTGAAGGCGAGGATGCTTTAATGAGTGATGTAAAATCAGTCGAATCTACAAGTGAATCTCCAAGTGCATCTGATAGTGCATCTAAAAAAGCTTATGAATTGGATGATTTAGTTAAGGAAAATAAATTGTTTATTCCATCTGTATTTTTCATAATATTTGTATTAATATTGATGCTAGTTGGGTATAGACGTAAAAATAAAAACTTGAATAAATAAATTTTATTCATTTATCTTTTTTTTAATAACTTTTATATATCTTGTTTTTTAGACTATTACATGTTTAAACAAAATATGATTTTTTATAAATATAGTTTGTTAAAATTGAGGTAATTTATTATGAAAATTAATAAATTAATTTTAATGGTTATACTTATCGGAGCAGTATTAACATTGTCTACTATAAGTGCTAGTGATTTAAATTGCACAAATGAGCTAAACATTAATGATTCAGGTATTCAAAGAAATTCCTTGGATGTTTATCTTGATAATGTTAATGGTCATGATTCCAATGATGGTAAAACAAATACTTCTGCTGTTAAAACATTTAATAAAGCACTTTCATTAGCTAATGATAATTCTTCAATTTATATAGCTAATGGTGTATATAGTGGAAATAAAAATACTAAAATTACAATAGGTAAATCAGTTAATATTATTGGGTCTTCTGATACTATCTTTGATGGATTAAAAGTTAATTATATTTTTATTGTTTCTAACTATGCAAAAGTCACATTTAAAAATATAAAATTTATAAATGCATATAAAATATATTCTGATTCATCTCAAAGTGGGCATTGTAGTATGTATGGTGCTGCTTTAGAAATTAAAAATGCATCTGTTACTTTAGATAATTGTTCATTTATGAATAACTATTTAAATTATGTAAGTGTTGTTAATTTTTATAATTATGGAGGTGCTGTTAGTAATTTAGGTAATTTAACTGTGTTAAATTCTTATTTTATAAATAATAGTGTTGGCACAACCTCGGGTCTTAATGGATATGGTGGTTCTATTTATAATAAAGGTAATTTATCTATTAATAATTCTAGTTTTTTAAATTCTAAAAGTAGAGATTTCAGTTATGGTGGAGCTATTGCTAATGATGGTTATGCTATTGTGAATAATACTTTAATTAAAGGATTATATGTTCGCCATGAATCTAGGGGATCTGCAATTTATAATAATGGTAATTTTTTATTAGTTAATTCGATCATTGAAAATAATACTATTGAGAGGGGAAACTTCAATTATATATATGGATGTATTTATAATAATAAAAAATTTGTTGCCTATGGAAACATCTTTAGAAATAATAAGGGATATTATGAAAAACCCCATCCTTCATTTAAAGGTTCACCAACAATTTTCAATGTAGGATCTATAAATTTAACTTACAATGCATTTATTAATAATGCTCCATTTTCGGGAATTGCATCAGATTTGTTTTATTATGGTGGAGAAATAATTTCCATAGATAATAATTGGTGGAGTACTAATAAAGATCCTTATTTAACTAATAAAATCAATATTAAGGATAATATTAATTCTTGGTTAGTATTTGACTTAACACCAAATTATTCTGCATTAAACATCAGTGATCATGTTGATATAACTGCAATTTGGAAATTAAGTAGTGGATTGACTCCAAATATTAAATTATTCCCAGTTTTGAATGTCAACTTCACTACAAATGTGAATAATGTTGTTCATAAAGCTTATGAAAAGTTAGATAATGGAAATTCAATTTTTACTTTTAATTTCACTGATAAAAAAGGAGGATATTTTGTCATTGCCTCTATTGAGGGATTTTCCCATAATGTAATGGTTGATGTTGGTAAGGGGAAATCCATTATTAAATTTAATGTAACTGATAATATAGTTTACACTGAAAATATTTTAATTGATGTAGAAGTTAGTGATGAACTTTCTAGTTTATTAAATGGTAATGTTAGTGTATATTTCAATGAAAATAAATCTAATCTTAATCTAACTAATGGTAAAACTACTTTTAATTTTACTAATTTCCCTACAGGTGTTCATGTATTTTATATTGTTTATGAGGGTGATGAAAATTATTTCAAAGCTTTTAAAAGGGTTGTTGTAACAATTAATAAAGCTCCTACAGAGTTAAGTATTCATGTGCCTGATTTTAAAATTGATAAAAAGGTTAATCTTATTGTAACATTAGGACCTAAAGGAATTAGAGGTATTGCTTATGTATATGTCGATGGAATACGTAAGACAATAGCATATTTGTATAATGGTAATACAACTATTAAGTTAAGTAATTTTGCAGAAGGCAAGCATAATCTTACTATAGAATATTTAGGTAATGAAAATTTTGAGCCATGTAATGCAAGTACAACATTTAAAGTAACTAAATATGATACCTCACTTAGTGTTACATCATTAGATATTAATTCGGGTCAAGATGCTATCATTAGTGTTACTGTTAATCCTAGTGATTTAAGGGGTGAAGCAATTCTTAGTATAAATGGAGTTAATAGTACAATATTTTTAAAAGATACTCAGACAGATATTAGAGTAGCTAATTTAACTAAAGGAGTATATAATGTTGTTATATTCTACAAAGGGGATAAAAAATATTATTCATCTAATGCATCTACATCATTTACAGTTTTAAAAGCTTTATCAAATATTAATGTTGATATTGTTAAGAACAATTTAACAGGCAATATTATTGTCACTACAAATCCAATTAATTGTACTGGCGTAGTTGGAATGTTTATTAACTTTGATGAGTATAGATTAAACCTTACAAGGGGAATTGCTAATTTTTCAGTTGAATTTTATAAAGGAACAAATTATATTTTTGTGTTTTATGAAGGAGATAATATATATGAAGGATCATCATGGAATATAACAATAGGTGAAGCTGAAGAGTTTACATTTATTGGTGGTAATGTAATAGCTTATGAGCATAATGATTTTAATTATAAGGTTCGTTTAGTTGAAGATAATGGAATTCCAATACAAAATAAGATTGTAAATTTCAAACTAAATAATAAATTGTATAATGTTACTACAAATAAAGATGGTTTTGCTTATTTACCTTTAAACTTAAATAAGGGCGTTTATAATATTCAAGCTACATTCAAAAACAAAACAATTTCAAATACGTTAAATATTAAAGCTATAGACTTTAATTTGATAATTTCAAATTCTTCTTATCTTGAAAATGAAAGTTTTGAGGTTTTTTTCAAGTATAATATTACTGGTAATCTTAAGTTTATTGTAGAAAATGAATTTAATGCTACGGTTGATATTGATGGAATTAAAGCTGTTTTCACAACAAATAAGTTAAATGCAGGAAATTATACTGTTAAAGTAATTTATTCCAATGAATTTTACACTGCTCCTGCAAAAATAAGTAACTTCGAAATTAAAAAGGCGAATACAAATTTAATCATTAATATTTCATCAGGTATTGAAAACAGAATGATTACAGTTTTTTTCCCAGAAACTGCAAGTGGTAGTGTAAATATTACAGTTGATGGAATTAACTACATATGCAATATTAATAGAGCAAAAGCAATTTTAAACTTGTTCAATCTTTCAAAAACTAATCATCAGGTCGTTGTTAATTATGGAGGAGATAATAATTTTAATGGTGCAAATTTAACAACTTCATTTATTGTTAAGGAATTTTTATCAGATCTTATTTTAACTATTAATAATGCTATTTATGGGGAAAATATTACTGTAACAGCTAATCTTAATAAAAATACAACAGGTAATATTATATTTAGTGTTGAATCATTATCTAAAACTGTAGAGATTCATAATGGTCAAGCTAGTTGGACTTTTAACTGGATTGATGTAGGAAACCATATAATTAAAGCATTTTATCCTGGAGATGAATTATTTATTTCTTCAACTAATTCAACTTCATTTAATATAGCTAAAGCTAATTCAACTATTGTATTGTACACTAAAGACGTTGTTTTAAATGAAAATATTAGAATTTATGCTAACTTAAGTAAAAATGCAACAGGAAGTGTTGCTTTTAGTATTGTAGATTATTATTCTCCAAGAAATAAACCAATTTCAAATTCAACAGCTCAATGGTATATTTCTCCATTAACAACAGGTCAATATAAAGTAATAGCTAATTATATTGGAGATAATAATTACAATCCATCATATACAATTTATTTATTAAATGTTACTCAAAAAAGAGCTAAATTATCTGTTGAAGTTAATGATATTGCAGTTAATGAAGTACTAGTAGTTAAAGTTAAGTTAACTGGCCCTAATAATGAAGGAATAAATGGAAGTGTTGTTTTAAATCTAAATTCTAAATCATATACAATTCATGTTAAAAATGGTGTTGGATCTTTATATGTTGGAAAATTTGCTGTTGGTACTTATGAATATAGTGTTACTTACCAAGGCTCTGCTAACTATTCAAAAACTTCAGTAAATAAAAAGTTTAATGTTATTGATTCTCTTTTAAATATTAGTTTAACTGCTCATGATGTTACTAAATTTTATAAGGGGAGTGAAAAACTTAAAATAATACTTAAATATGGAAACAATGGTGTTTCTAATGCAATTATTCATATTACTTTAAATAAGAAAAAGTATAGTGTAACTACTAACTCAAATGGAGTAGCTTATCTAGCTATTGGATTAAATCCTGGAAAATATAAAGCTTCTATAAGCTTTGATGGAAATTCAAAATATAATCCTGCAAAAAGTAATGCTGTAATTAATGTTTTATCAACAGTTGAGGGAATGGATCTTGTTAAATTATATGGAACATCTAGTCTTTACTTGTCAATATTTTCAGATTCAAATGGAAAAGTTTTAGGAAACACTAAAGTTAAATTCACTATTGGAAGCAAATCATTTACTGCTACTACTTTACCAAATGGAGTAGCTAGATTAAATATTAATTTTAAACCTGGAACTTATACTATTACAGCTATAAATCCTGTTACTGGTCAAAAAGCCACTAATACTATTAAAATATTTTATAGAATTGATCAAAATAAAGATTTGAATATGAATTTTGGTTCTGGCAAGTCTTATAAAGTTCGCCTCCATAATGATGATGCTAGTGTTTCTGGTGCAGGTAAAATTGTAGTGTTTAAAATAAATAATAAAGTTTACAAAGTTAAAACAGATAAAAAAGGACATGCTTATATAAAAATCAATCTTAATCCTAAAATTTACTTTATTACTGCTACTTACAAGGGATTCACTGTTAAAAACAAAATTATTGTTAAACCTCTTTTAAAAGCTAAAAATATCATTCAAAAAAAATCTAAAATAACTAAATTTAAAGTTAAATTAGTTAATAGTAATGGAAAAATTCAAAAGTCTAAAAAAATTACATTTAAAATAAAAGGTAAAACTTACAAAGCTAAAACAAATTCTAAAGGAGCAGCTACTTTAGTTTTAAAGAACTTAAAAGTAGGTAAACATATAATTTACTCTGTTTATGGCAAATCTAAAATCAAAAATTCAATAAAAATTATAAAATAATTTTTCATTTATTAATTAAAATTTATTTTATTTTAAATCAGTTTTTATTAAATTTTAAATACTATTCTGGATATAATTATTAATCGTAAAATTGTTACTATTACAATACAATTTTATGTAATAATTAATATTTGAGTGGTTTAATGAAATTAAATAAAAATATTTTTATTTTTGCACTTTTACTAATGCTTTTATTTTTTTGTATTAGCTCAGTAAGTGCATATAATTCACTTAATACAACTTCACAGATTCAATCACTAGCTAGTGATGGATCTAATGATATATTAAGGGATTTGGGAACTACTATATATGTTGATAGTAGTTATAGTGGAGAAAATGAAAATGGAAGTGCAGATGCTCCTTATAAAAAAATTTCTTCTGCTGTTAGCAGTGCAAATGGTGGAGAAAATATTTTTATAAAAAATGGAGAGTATTCTGAAAGTTCTAAAATTTCACCTGCTGTTTCTATGAATTTTGTTGGTGAAAGTCAAGATGGAGTTATTATTAACTCAACTTCTACTAATTCTTTATTTGAAATGACTGAAAATGGTATTGTTCTTTCATTTAATAACTTAACTTTTAAAGATATTTCTTTTAATATTAATGCACCAATTAAAATTGGAGGAAACTCTGACGTAAACATTAATAATTGTTCTTTTATTAATTGTTCATCAAAATTAGGTTCAATACATTTATATACAAAAGCAACTGCTACAGTTTCTAATTGCAAAATTGAAAATAGTAAATGCACTAAATCTGGTGGATGCGGTGCTCTTTACATATCTGCTGGAACTTTTAATATTAAAAATACCTTAATAAATAATTCTCGATTTAAAGTAAATTCTGGATTCATGTATGGTGTTATATATTCCTATGATTCCAATGCAATTGTAAATTTGGATAATGTAACAATATCTAATTCTAAAGGTGCTGCTTCAGGGGTTATTTATAATAAAGGAACTATTAATGTTAAAAATTCAAAAATCATTAGCAATACTGTTGAAAAATCTTCAACAGGTCTTCAAGGCGAATCTGTAATATATACTCATAATGGAGCCAAAACTACAATTGAACAAAGTGTAATAGCTGATAATGTTGCACCAAATAATTTTATTTATAATATTGGAGCTACTTCAAATACTGTATTAAATTATAATGCAATTTATAACAATACATTTGGTAGTGATTTTGCAAGTTCAAATGGTATTACAAATTTAGATTATAATTGGTGGGGAAGTAATAGTCAACCTACTGGTGTAACTGTAAATAATTGGGTAATTGTTGATGAAAATAATCATCAAATGTTAAATGATGGCAGTCCTTTAGATAAAGAACTTCCAATTCCAACTTTAAATAATCCCGAACCTAATGATGATGCTATTTATGTATCAATGAGTGGAAATGATAATAATAATGGATCTAGAGATGCACCTGTAGCTACCATAGCTAAAGCTATTGAAATAGCCAATACAGGTAAAATTATCATTTTAAATGGTCAATACATTATTACAAACACTTTAAAAGTTAATAAAACTTTAAGTATTGAAGGTAAGGGTAATGTTGTTATAGGTGGTAATTCCTTAAGAATTTTAGAAAATACAGCTAATCTTAATTTAACAAACATAAAATTTACTAATGCAAAATCTGCTTTTGCTTCAGCTATTTTAAATGAAGGAAATATGACTATTGATACTTGTAGTTTTTATTCTAATAAAGCAACTGGGACTTCTAATGGAAATATTATTAACAATAAAGCTAATTTAACCATTAATAATTGTGATTTTTATGAAAATATTGCTTCAAGAGGAGCAATTGCTTCTCAAAGCAAAAGTAAATTATTAATAAATAATTCTAAATTCCATAACAATGATATGACCTCAATTACAACCACATATGGTATTATTTATTCAAATTCTGCTGATGTTGTTGTTGTAAACACTAATTTTACAGATAATAAAGCTAAAATTGGTGGAGCAATCTATGTTACAAGAGCATCTTCATCTACTACTGGTACATTAAATGTTTTAAATTGTATTTTTAAAAATAATATAGCAAATATTGGTAATGGTGGAGCAATATTTACAGCACGTACTTTAACTAATATTGAAAACACTACCTTTATTAACAATACAGCTATTAAAAGTTTTAATAATGTTGGTGGTAATGGTGGAGCGATTTATCAATCAATTAATGATTTAACAAGTATTGTAACTATTAAAAACTCAATATTTATTGGTAATGCTGCTTCTAATGGAGCTGCTTTTTATGTAAATGCAGGAAAATTAAATGTTTCTAACTCAATAATATTAAATAAAGAAAATGATAACACTTATGCATTGAATAAATCTAATGAGGTAAATGATAGTGCAATTACTGCTAATGATAATTGGTGGGGAAGTAATTCTAAAGCAAATACTTTAATTCCAGTTGAAAGATGGGTTATGATGGATGCAAGTTATTCACCTTCAAATGCCCAACCGGGAGATGAAATAACTATTGAAGCTTCATTTACTAAATATAATTCAACTAGTGGGACTGGTGATTTAGAAGGTATTATTCCAGATGGAATTATTGTTAAATTTAAAACAAACACTATGGGTTTAAATAAAAATGCAACTACTAAAAATGGAAAAGCTATTGTAACATACACTCTTAAAAATGAGGATAATAATATTTATGTTTCATCTTCTAATGCAAATGTAACATTACCAATTGTCTTAGAAATTTTAGATATTATTTATGTATCTCCTAGCGGTAATGACTCTAACAATGGAGTTAGAGAAACTCCTGTAGCTAGTTTAGCTCATGCAATAGAAATTGCTGAGAGAGGTCAGATTGTACTTTTAGAAGGAACTCATTCAGCTTCTGGTTTATCTATTTCTAATACTTTAAATATTACTGGTGAAGGCAATGTTATAATTGATGTTGGAGCAAATGGTCGTTTAGCTTACATACATACTGGTGGTGTGTTAACTCTTAATAATTTAACTTTAATTAATGGATACCTATCTAGTGAAAGTGGAGCATTGTTAGGTAATGCTGGTAACTTAACTTTAATTAACATAACTTTATCTAATTCTACTTCTACAAATAATGGTGGAGCTATTTATAACGTTGGTAATTTAAAAATTATTAATTCCATAATAGCTAATAATAAAGCTGAACTTGGTGGAGCTATTTTTGCTG encodes:
- a CDS encoding Ig-like domain-containing protein, with product MKINKLILMVILIGAVLTLSTISASDLNCTNELNINDSGIQRNSLDVYLDNVNGHDSNDGKTNTSAVKTFNKALSLANDNSSIYIANGVYSGNKNTKITIGKSVNIIGSSDTIFDGLKVNYIFIVSNYAKVTFKNIKFINAYKIYSDSSQSGHCSMYGAALEIKNASVTLDNCSFMNNYLNYVSVVNFYNYGGAVSNLGNLTVLNSYFINNSVGTTSGLNGYGGSIYNKGNLSINNSSFLNSKSRDFSYGGAIANDGYAIVNNTLIKGLYVRHESRGSAIYNNGNFLLVNSIIENNTIERGNFNYIYGCIYNNKKFVAYGNIFRNNKGYYEKPHPSFKGSPTIFNVGSINLTYNAFINNAPFSGIASDLFYYGGEIISIDNNWWSTNKDPYLTNKINIKDNINSWLVFDLTPNYSALNISDHVDITAIWKLSSGLTPNIKLFPVLNVNFTTNVNNVVHKAYEKLDNGNSIFTFNFTDKKGGYFVIASIEGFSHNVMVDVGKGKSIIKFNVTDNIVYTENILIDVEVSDELSSLLNGNVSVYFNENKSNLNLTNGKTTFNFTNFPTGVHVFYIVYEGDENYFKAFKRVVVTINKAPTELSIHVPDFKIDKKVNLIVTLGPKGIRGIAYVYVDGIRKTIAYLYNGNTTIKLSNFAEGKHNLTIEYLGNENFEPCNASTTFKVTKYDTSLSVTSLDINSGQDAIISVTVNPSDLRGEAILSINGVNSTIFLKDTQTDIRVANLTKGVYNVVIFYKGDKKYYSSNASTSFTVLKALSNINVDIVKNNLTGNIIVTTNPINCTGVVGMFINFDEYRLNLTRGIANFSVEFYKGTNYIFVFYEGDNIYEGSSWNITIGEAEEFTFIGGNVIAYEHNDFNYKVRLVEDNGIPIQNKIVNFKLNNKLYNVTTNKDGFAYLPLNLNKGVYNIQATFKNKTISNTLNIKAIDFNLIISNSSYLENESFEVFFKYNITGNLKFIVENEFNATVDIDGIKAVFTTNKLNAGNYTVKVIYSNEFYTAPAKISNFEIKKANTNLIINISSGIENRMITVFFPETASGSVNITVDGINYICNINRAKAILNLFNLSKTNHQVVVNYGGDNNFNGANLTTSFIVKEFLSDLILTINNAIYGENITVTANLNKNTTGNIIFSVESLSKTVEIHNGQASWTFNWIDVGNHIIKAFYPGDELFISSTNSTSFNIAKANSTIVLYTKDVVLNENIRIYANLSKNATGSVAFSIVDYYSPRNKPISNSTAQWYISPLTTGQYKVIANYIGDNNYNPSYTIYLLNVTQKRAKLSVEVNDIAVNEVLVVKVKLTGPNNEGINGSVVLNLNSKSYTIHVKNGVGSLYVGKFAVGTYEYSVTYQGSANYSKTSVNKKFNVIDSLLNISLTAHDVTKFYKGSEKLKIILKYGNNGVSNAIIHITLNKKKYSVTTNSNGVAYLAIGLNPGKYKASISFDGNSKYNPAKSNAVINVLSTVEGMDLVKLYGTSSLYLSIFSDSNGKVLGNTKVKFTIGSKSFTATTLPNGVARLNINFKPGTYTITAINPVTGQKATNTIKIFYRIDQNKDLNMNFGSGKSYKVRLHNDDASVSGAGKIVVFKINNKVYKVKTDKKGHAYIKINLNPKIYFITATYKGFTVKNKIIVKPLLKAKNIIQKKSKITKFKVKLVNSNGKIQKSKKITFKIKGKTYKAKTNSKGAATLVLKNLKVGKHIIYSVYGKSKIKNSIKIIK
- a CDS encoding right-handed parallel beta-helix repeat-containing protein, encoding MKLNKNIFIFALLLMLLFFCISSVSAYNSLNTTSQIQSLASDGSNDILRDLGTTIYVDSSYSGENENGSADAPYKKISSAVSSANGGENIFIKNGEYSESSKISPAVSMNFVGESQDGVIINSTSTNSLFEMTENGIVLSFNNLTFKDISFNINAPIKIGGNSDVNINNCSFINCSSKLGSIHLYTKATATVSNCKIENSKCTKSGGCGALYISAGTFNIKNTLINNSRFKVNSGFMYGVIYSYDSNAIVNLDNVTISNSKGAASGVIYNKGTINVKNSKIISNTVEKSSTGLQGESVIYTHNGAKTTIEQSVIADNVAPNNFIYNIGATSNTVLNYNAIYNNTFGSDFASSNGITNLDYNWWGSNSQPTGVTVNNWVIVDENNHQMLNDGSPLDKELPIPTLNNPEPNDDAIYVSMSGNDNNNGSRDAPVATIAKAIEIANTGKIIILNGQYIITNTLKVNKTLSIEGKGNVVIGGNSLRILENTANLNLTNIKFTNAKSAFASAILNEGNMTIDTCSFYSNKATGTSNGNIINNKANLTINNCDFYENIASRGAIASQSKSKLLINNSKFHNNDMTSITTTYGIIYSNSADVVVVNTNFTDNKAKIGGAIYVTRASSSTTGTLNVLNCIFKNNIANIGNGGAIFTARTLTNIENTTFINNTAIKSFNNVGGNGGAIYQSINDLTSIVTIKNSIFIGNAASNGAAFYVNAGKLNVSNSIILNKENDNTYALNKSNEVNDSAITANDNWWGSNSKANTLIPVERWVMMDASYSPSNAQPGDEITIEASFTKYNSTSGTGDLEGIIPDGIIVKFKTNTMGLNKNATTKNGKAIVTYTLKNEDNNIYVSSSNANVTLPIVLEILDIIYVSPSGNDSNNGVRETPVASLAHAIEIAERGQIVLLEGTHSASGLSISNTLNITGEGNVIIDVGANGRLAYIHTGGVLTLNNLTLINGYLSSESGALLGNAGNLTLINITLSNSTSTNNGGAIYNVGNLKIINSIIANNKAELGGAIFADAFAGRGSLVIINTTFTNNTAKGNNRDKAGGAIYAQAFKGKFDILNSTFIANTAGSYGGGAIFGLQLGDVSIKNSTFVNNAAKSTENYGGGAICFIGGNYQKEGSLTIKNTLFDNNKANVSGAAIYVRGSTLTISNSVLLNNIDNNGIAIHKGVTSYVSAVVNANDNWWGTNKNPSRFVSSGSNLNRWVILTATNNTAITEGNTVRLTVSLNTYTTGTANGTLDSPIIILRPVVINTTSGVINGVLENGEFSTDYIVPSGLKIITATVDDETQVIYVKVVKTELTINNITAKKGERVDFIANIVANDGEIINRGHVDLYINNELFKVIPVSNGKAIERILISNDVGVYDILAKYIDETGGFEKSNASAILNVTGINNFVTNSTFFNFFDSGGVLLSDVPFNDLIFLGDFSGLGVNIINLNRNISILGSNAVLYDMGFLISASGVV